A window of the Cannabis sativa cultivar Pink pepper isolate KNU-18-1 chromosome X, ASM2916894v1, whole genome shotgun sequence genome harbors these coding sequences:
- the LOC115713254 gene encoding chalcone synthase-like protein 1, producing MMASISVDQIRKAQRANGPATVLAIGTANPPTSFYQADYPDFYFRVTKNQHMTELKDKFKRICEKTTIKKRHLYLTEDHLNQHPNLLEYMAPSLNTRQDMLVVEIPKLGKEAAMKAIKEWGQPKSRITHLIFCSTNGVDMPGADYECAKLLGLSSSVKRVMLYQQGCHAGGSVLRIAKDLAENNKGARILTVNSEITIGIFHSPDETYFDGMVGQALFGDGASATIVGADPDKEIGERPIFEMVSAAQEFIPNSDGAVDGHLTEAGLVYHIQKDVPGLISKNIEKSLVEALNPIGISDWNSLFWIVHPGGPAILNAVEAKLHLKKEKMADTRYVLSEYGNMSSVSIFFIMDKLRKRSLEEGKSTTGDGFEWGVLFGFGPGLTVETIVLHALQTS from the exons atgatGGCATCCATAAGTGTGGACCAAATTCGAAAGGCTCAACGTGCCAATGGTCCGGCCACCGTGCTAGCCATCGGAACGGCCAATCCTCCTACTTCCTTCTACCAAGCTGATTATCCTGATTTCTACTTCCGAGTCACCAAAAACCAACACATGACTGAGCTCAAGGACAAGTTTAAACGAATAT GCGAGAAAACTACAATAAAGAAGCGTCACCTATACTTGACCGAAGATCACCTAAATCAGCATCCAAACTTACTGGAATACATGGCACCATCTCTAAACACACGTCAAGATATGTTGGTGGTTGAGATTCCCAAGCTAGGGAAGGAGGCAGCAATGAAAGCCATCAAAGAATGGGGCCAGCCTAAATCAAGAATCACCCATTTAATCTTTTGTAGCACTAACGGTGTAGACATGCCCGGTGCCGATTACGAATGTGCGAAGCTTCTGGGTCTCAGCTCATCTGTGAAGCGTGTGATGTTGTACCAACAAGGTTGCCATGCAGGTGGTTCTGTTCTCCGCATAGCCAAGGATCTAGCAGAGAACAACAAGGGTGCTCGTATTCTCACTGTAAACTCAGAAATCACAATCGGAATCTTTCATAGCCCGGACGAAACTTATTTTGATGGCATGGTTGGTCAAGCTTTGTTTGGAGATGGAGCTTCTGCCACCATTGTGGGTGCTGATCCAGATAAGGAAATCGGGGAACGACCGATCTTTGAAATGGTTTCGGCTGCACAAGAATTTATACCAAACTCAGATGGAGCAGTGGATGGGCATTTAACAGAAGCGGGACTCGTGTATCACATCCAGAAGGACGTGCCTGGGTTGATATCTAAAAACATTGAGAAGAGCTTGGTTGAAGCCTTGAATCCAATTGGGATTAGTGATTGGAACTCCTTATTCTGGATTGTGCATCCGGGTGGCCCGGCCATTCTAAATGCTGTTGAGGCTAAGCTCCATCTGAAGAAGGAGAAAATGGCAGACACTCGCTATGTGCTGAGTGAGTATGGGAACATGTCAAGTGTAAGCATCTTTTTCATAATGGATAAGTTAAGAAAGAGGTCATTAGAGGAAGGGAAGTCCACCACAGGAGATGGATTTGAGTGGGGTGTGCTTTTTGGGTTTGGACCTGGTTTGACAGTGGAGACAATTGTCTTGCACGCCTTGCAAACTAGCTAG